In the genome of Danio rerio strain Tuebingen ecotype United States chromosome 23, GRCz12tu, whole genome shotgun sequence, one region contains:
- the psmb11b gene encoding proteasome subunit beta type-11b (The RefSeq protein has 1 substitution compared to this genomic sequence), translating to MALQDVCGLLEPPLFPQWTAPLSQSFMPEDSTHLFGGGIYGEAFSSWVPRRSGLNPLEFYMPISEYITKSPINFGQTPQSSNLLDVDHMHPTLPYISQSGALPFTLSHGTTTLGFAFQGGVIAAADTRSSCAGKVACPASPKVLPIHSHLVGTTSGTSADCALWKRILARELRLYQLRHRRRLSTGGAAKLLSHMLHPFKGTELCVAATLCGWDGDEDQDNEQPMTERYANTTLTSKSSSQSAASSGLSGVRGPRVVYVCSDGLRLQGALFSVGSGSPYAYSILDGGVRWGMSAQEAAAVAREAVYRATYRDAYSGNNVDLYHVTAKGWRRRERENLKEEYYREKERREQNNTGEKSIHSIK from the exons ATGGCTTTGCAAGATGTATGCGGCCTGCTCGAGCCCCCTCTGTTCCCTCAATGGACTGCTCCACTCTCACAGTCCTTTATGCCGGAGGATTCCACTCATCTGTTCGGAGGGGGGATTTATGGAGAAGCTTTTTCTTCCTGGGTGCCTAGGCGGAGCGGTTTAAACCCTCTTGAGTTTTACATGCCGATATCTGAATATATCACAAAGAGCCCTATAAATTTTGGTCAAACACCTCAAAGCTCGAACCTATTGGATGTTGACCATATGCACCCCACGCTTCCGTACATCTCCCAGTCAGGTGCTCTACCGTTCACTCTTTCCCATGGGACTACGACTCTTGGTTTTGCTTTTCAAGGAGGAGTTATTGCGGCAGCCGACACACGCTCCAGTTGTGCTGGGAAAGTGGCCTGTCCTGCTTCCCCGAAAGTGTTACCTATTCACTCTCACCTGGTGGGCACCACTTCTGGGACATCAGCGGATTGTGCGCTCTGGAAACGGATTCTGGCCAGGGAACTGCGGCTCTATCAGCTCCGACACCGCCGCAGACTATCAACTGGGGGTGCTGCCAAACTCCTGTCCCACATGCTGCACCCATTCAAAG GCACGGAGCTGTGCGTCGCGGCCACTCTGTGTGGGTGGGACGGAGATGAAGACCAAGACAACGAGCAACCAATGACAGAGAGATATGCAAATACTACACTGACAAGCAAAtccagcagccaatcagcagcAAGTTCTGGGTTGTCGGGTGTGCGTGGGCCGCGGGTGGTGTATGTGTGCAGTGATGGGCTTCGTCTGCAGGGGGCGCTGTTCTCTGTGGGCTCCGGGTCCCCGTACGCCTACTCTATCCTCGACGGCGGGGTCCGCTGGGGCATGAGCGCCCAGGAGGCCGCAGCGGTGGCCAGAGAGGCTGTGTATCGGGCCACATACAGAGACGCATACTCTGGGAATAATGTAGATCTGTATCACGTCACTGCTAAAGGCTGGAGGCGCAGAGAGAGGGAGAACCTGAAGGAGGAGTATTACAGAGAGAAGGAGAGGAGAGCGCAGAACAACACAGGAGAGAAATCAATTCATTCAATCAAGTGa